From Sediminibacterium sp. TEGAF015, a single genomic window includes:
- the ftsH gene encoding ATP-dependent zinc metalloprotease FtsH, with protein sequence MSQNNPLPKISPDKGDGQKKGPKFTIYWIYAIIAIILLSMQFMRMSPDLALTSQQEFIDQMLIPGDVQKIDIVKNKEKVRVYIKSDRLSKDFYVTKFKKDLSKDKAKVQNVPLFEFELTGDVKNFKDDLKEVYISHPELTRVPEKAVSDPEWFGPIFNTMLSLLFIIGAWVLLMRKMGGGGPGGGGPGGIFNIGKSKATLFDKGAKVNITFADVAGLDEAKVEVMEIVDFLKQPKKYTSLGGKIPKGALLVGPPGTGKTLLAKAMAGEAQVPFFSLSGSDFVEMFVGVGASRVRDLFKQAREKAPCIIFIDEIDAIGRARGRNAIMSNDERENTLNQLLVEMDGFGGDTGIIILAATNRPDVLDSALLRPGRFDRQISIDKPDVKGREAILKVHLGPIKVSETLDLHKLAEQTPGFAGADIANVCNEAALIAARKGKDAVDMSDFQDAIDRVIGGLEKKNKIIAPHEKSIIAYHEAGHAVCGWFLEHAYPLLKVTIVPRGTAALGYAQYTPTEQYLYNTDQLMDQICMTLGGRAAEEIFFGKISTGAANDLQQITRIAYSMVTAYGMNKKVGNVSFYDPSQENTFTKPYSEETGKIIDEEVRGIIDQAYQRTLDLLKERRTEVERLAKELLEKEVLHKSDVESLIGKRPFEEKKILEVEEGDKQTDHTDSTTI encoded by the coding sequence ATGTCACAAAATAACCCGTTACCAAAAATAAGTCCTGATAAGGGAGATGGTCAAAAGAAAGGGCCTAAGTTTACGATATACTGGATTTATGCCATTATTGCTATTATACTGCTTTCTATGCAGTTCATGCGTATGTCTCCGGATCTGGCTTTAACCAGTCAGCAGGAATTTATTGATCAAATGCTGATTCCCGGGGATGTACAGAAAATTGATATTGTAAAAAACAAAGAAAAAGTCAGGGTTTACATTAAATCTGATCGCTTATCTAAGGATTTCTATGTTACCAAGTTTAAGAAGGATTTAAGTAAAGACAAAGCTAAGGTTCAGAACGTGCCTTTGTTTGAGTTCGAATTGACTGGTGATGTAAAAAATTTCAAGGATGATTTGAAAGAAGTATATATTTCTCATCCTGAATTGACAAGGGTTCCTGAAAAAGCAGTATCAGATCCTGAATGGTTCGGACCCATTTTCAATACCATGCTATCTCTATTATTCATTATTGGTGCCTGGGTACTATTAATGCGTAAAATGGGTGGTGGCGGCCCCGGTGGTGGTGGCCCTGGCGGTATTTTCAATATTGGTAAATCTAAGGCAACATTGTTTGATAAAGGCGCAAAAGTAAATATCACATTTGCAGATGTTGCTGGCTTAGATGAAGCAAAAGTGGAAGTGATGGAAATTGTAGACTTCCTGAAACAGCCTAAAAAATATACTTCACTGGGGGGTAAAATTCCTAAAGGAGCATTACTGGTTGGCCCTCCGGGAACAGGTAAAACCTTATTGGCAAAAGCAATGGCCGGAGAAGCGCAGGTTCCGTTCTTTAGTTTAAGCGGTTCCGATTTCGTAGAGATGTTTGTAGGGGTTGGAGCATCAAGAGTTAGAGATTTATTTAAACAGGCAAGGGAAAAAGCACCTTGTATCATATTCATTGATGAAATTGACGCAATTGGTAGAGCGAGAGGAAGAAATGCCATCATGAGTAATGATGAAAGAGAAAATACACTGAATCAGTTATTAGTTGAGATGGATGGATTTGGTGGAGATACCGGAATTATTATTTTGGCAGCAACCAACCGACCAGATGTACTGGACAGCGCCTTGTTAAGACCTGGCCGTTTCGACAGACAGATATCCATTGACAAACCAGATGTAAAAGGACGTGAGGCAATTTTAAAAGTACACTTAGGGCCTATCAAGGTATCTGAAACTTTAGACTTGCATAAACTTGCTGAACAAACCCCAGGTTTTGCAGGTGCAGATATTGCCAATGTATGTAATGAAGCAGCACTGATTGCAGCACGTAAAGGAAAAGATGCAGTAGACATGAGCGACTTCCAGGATGCCATTGACAGAGTAATTGGTGGTCTGGAAAAAAAGAACAAGATTATTGCTCCGCATGAAAAGTCAATTATTGCCTATCATGAAGCAGGTCACGCAGTTTGTGGGTGGTTCCTTGAACATGCTTATCCCTTATTAAAAGTAACCATAGTTCCAAGAGGCACTGCTGCATTGGGTTATGCTCAGTATACACCAACTGAACAGTATTTATATAATACAGATCAGTTGATGGATCAGATTTGTATGACTTTAGGCGGAAGAGCGGCGGAAGAAATTTTCTTTGGAAAAATCTCAACTGGTGCAGCCAATGACTTGCAGCAAATTACCAGAATTGCGTATAGCATGGTTACAGCATATGGTATGAATAAAAAGGTAGGTAATGTAAGTTTCTATGATCCCTCACAAGAGAACACATTTACAAAGCCATATAGTGAAGAGACAGGTAAAATTATTGACGAAGAAGTAAGAGGAATTATTGATCAGGCTTATCAGAGAACTTTAGATCTTTTAAAAGAGCGTAGAACAGAAGTGGAGCGGTTGGCGAAAGAGCTATTGGAAAAAGAAGTGCTGCATAAGAGTGATGTGGAAAGCCTGATTGGCAAGCGCCCATTCGAAGAGAAGAAAATTCTGGAAGTTGAGGAAGGAGACAAGCAAACTGATCATACAGATTCAACAACAATCTAA
- a CDS encoding LutC/YkgG family protein, whose product MATARDNILKKIKQALVTKVPVPFSTHTETADLFQPSQKELEIEFAEHFTNLQGRFSFCSNQQELTEQLSQLFSSRKWERIYCIDEQIKDSLILNGMNINPYNDLAGCDASITGCELLVARTGSIFLSNTTSSGRTTSVYAPVHICIAKTSQLVYSLEQALLQLTNKYGNHLPSMLSLATGPSRTADIEKTLVVGVHGPKEVYCFLIDE is encoded by the coding sequence ATGGCAACTGCTAGAGATAATATTTTAAAAAAGATAAAACAGGCACTTGTTACTAAAGTGCCTGTTCCCTTTTCTACCCATACCGAAACTGCTGACTTATTTCAACCATCACAGAAAGAGCTTGAAATAGAGTTTGCCGAACATTTTACCAATTTACAGGGTAGGTTTTCGTTTTGCAGCAATCAGCAGGAACTAACAGAACAATTATCCCAATTGTTTTCTAGTAGGAAATGGGAAAGAATCTATTGTATTGACGAACAAATTAAGGACTCACTCATACTGAATGGTATGAACATTAATCCTTATAATGATTTAGCTGGTTGTGATGCTTCCATTACCGGTTGCGAATTGTTGGTAGCAAGAACAGGCAGTATTTTTTTGAGTAATACTACTTCAAGTGGCAGAACTACCAGTGTGTATGCACCTGTTCATATTTGTATTGCAAAAACATCTCAGCTGGTATATAGCCTGGAGCAGGCACTATTGCAACTAACGAATAAATATGGCAATCATTTGCCCTCTATGTTAAGTTTAGCAACAGGGCCAAGTAGAACTGCCGACATCGAAAAAACCCTGGTTGTGGGCGTTCATGGTCCTAAAGAAGTATATTGTTTTTTAATAGACGAATGA
- a CDS encoding gamma-glutamylcyclotransferase family protein, with amino-acid sequence MELTCRNLFVYGSLRSGFNNPAYGYISKYFTLVGEAFVNGKLYQLPDFPAAVPSDHSLIKGELYSIKVPSECSWAFAQLDDYEGVQAEEGEHPLYKRVLTTVYLNDKEEKAWVYWYNGSIEQGKPIAETDLLAYLKQRGQL; translated from the coding sequence ATGGAACTTACTTGTCGTAATCTTTTTGTTTATGGTTCATTAAGAAGTGGGTTTAATAATCCAGCTTACGGTTATATCAGTAAATATTTTACACTGGTAGGAGAGGCCTTTGTTAACGGTAAATTATATCAGCTCCCTGATTTTCCGGCAGCAGTTCCTTCGGATCATTCATTAATCAAAGGAGAGTTGTACAGCATCAAAGTGCCATCAGAGTGTTCCTGGGCTTTTGCTCAATTAGATGATTATGAAGGAGTGCAGGCAGAAGAAGGAGAACATCCATTGTATAAAAGGGTTTTAACAACAGTATATCTGAATGATAAAGAAGAAAAGGCCTGGGTGTATTGGTATAATGGAAGTATAGAGCAGGGAAAACCCATTGCTGAAACTGATTTGCTGGCCTATCTAAAACAAAGAGGCCAATTATGA
- a CDS encoding UDP-2,3-diacylglucosamine diphosphatase, whose protein sequence is MKLEAHKNRKIYFLSDFHLGAPNHESSLIREKKVVQFLESVKSTAAAIFIVGDIFDFWFEYNKAIPKGFTRLLGKLAELSDAGIPITVFTGNHDLWMEGYFEKELNIKVYHEPQQFNWNNKQFLVGHGDGLGPGDHGYKFLKKIFTNSFCKRLFRLLHPDIGIGLADYFSKKSKEKTGTADDHFLGEENEWLIVYCKEELKKAHYDYFIFGHRHFPIDFTLSNSSRYINLGDWIKNFTYAEFDGEDMQLKKFESPNSL, encoded by the coding sequence ATGAAATTGGAAGCTCATAAAAACAGGAAGATTTATTTTCTCTCAGATTTTCATTTGGGAGCACCCAACCATGAGTCAAGTCTGATTCGCGAAAAAAAAGTAGTTCAGTTTCTTGAATCAGTTAAGTCAACTGCTGCTGCCATTTTTATTGTTGGAGATATTTTTGATTTTTGGTTTGAATATAACAAAGCCATACCGAAGGGTTTTACCAGATTGCTGGGAAAACTTGCAGAGCTAAGTGATGCAGGTATTCCTATAACAGTGTTTACCGGGAACCATGATTTATGGATGGAAGGTTATTTTGAGAAAGAACTGAATATAAAAGTTTATCATGAACCACAACAGTTCAACTGGAATAATAAACAGTTTCTCGTAGGACATGGAGATGGGCTGGGCCCAGGTGATCATGGTTACAAATTCTTGAAAAAGATTTTTACAAATTCTTTTTGCAAAAGATTGTTCCGACTATTGCATCCTGATATTGGTATAGGACTTGCTGATTATTTCAGTAAAAAAAGCAAGGAGAAAACCGGAACTGCGGATGATCATTTTCTGGGAGAAGAAAATGAATGGCTGATTGTGTACTGTAAAGAAGAACTCAAAAAAGCCCATTATGATTATTTCATTTTCGGCCATCGGCATTTCCCTATTGACTTTACACTTTCCAATAGCAGTAGGTATATTAATCTGGGGGACTGGATTAAAAATTTTACCTATGCTGAGTTTGATGGGGAAGATATGCAATTGAAAAAATTTGAATCACCCAACTCCTTATGA
- a CDS encoding mechanosensitive ion channel family protein, with protein sequence MKELLQKVVLDNTIQSYLTVLLIILAILLIKRVLSKYLAKLMFRAVGKAGKHVARESFLNLVVQPLDYFLLLVIAIITLDQLKFPRILNVNVYRVSLKAVLDAIADGVLIFVFIWLCIRIIEFIALILEQKANQTADMTDNQLIIFFKDFFKAILVIIGILMILRFSFDQDISNLLTGLSIVGAALALATRESLENLIASFIIFFDKPFNTGDLVKVNGFTGTIEKIGLRSTRIRTMEKTYISVPNKQMVDTIVDNISLRTHRKAEIKIEIGLDATTSQLTELIEAVRNLLSAKQLEGIAVHLVDTGKNAHVVNIEYLQSVEQPMQSFLQEKQENLLQIIAIMEGMKIQMAGASTDVFVTNRSAV encoded by the coding sequence ATGAAAGAATTACTCCAAAAAGTAGTACTGGATAATACCATACAAAGTTATTTGACTGTATTATTGATTATACTGGCAATTCTTTTAATTAAAAGAGTCCTTTCCAAATACCTTGCTAAACTCATGTTCAGAGCAGTTGGTAAAGCCGGGAAGCATGTAGCAAGAGAGTCTTTTTTGAATCTAGTTGTGCAGCCACTGGATTATTTTTTGCTTTTAGTTATCGCAATTATTACTCTTGATCAGCTAAAGTTTCCACGGATTTTAAACGTAAATGTTTACAGGGTATCTCTGAAGGCTGTACTTGATGCAATTGCTGACGGAGTTTTGATTTTTGTATTTATCTGGTTATGTATCCGGATTATTGAGTTCATTGCTTTGATTCTGGAACAAAAAGCCAATCAAACAGCTGACATGACCGATAACCAGCTGATTATTTTCTTTAAGGATTTCTTTAAGGCAATACTTGTTATTATTGGTATTTTAATGATACTGCGCTTCTCCTTTGATCAGGATATCAGTAATTTATTAACAGGACTAAGCATTGTAGGCGCAGCTTTAGCATTGGCTACAAGAGAAAGTCTTGAAAATTTAATTGCTTCCTTCATTATATTTTTTGACAAGCCGTTCAATACAGGAGATTTGGTTAAAGTGAACGGCTTTACGGGCACGATTGAAAAAATTGGTTTGAGAAGTACACGCATCCGTACAATGGAGAAGACTTATATTTCTGTACCTAATAAGCAAATGGTAGACACCATTGTTGATAATATATCATTAAGAACGCATAGAAAAGCAGAAATTAAAATTGAAATCGGATTAGACGCAACCACAAGTCAATTGACCGAGCTTATTGAAGCAGTAAGGAACTTGTTGTCAGCAAAACAGCTGGAAGGCATTGCGGTTCATTTGGTAGACACAGGTAAAAATGCCCATGTGGTTAATATTGAATATCTGCAATCAGTAGAGCAGCCCATGCAATCTTTTCTACAAGAAAAACAAGAGAATTTGTTGCAGATTATTGCAATAATGGAGGGAATGAAAATTCAAATGGCAGGTGCGTCAACAGATGTATTTGTTACCAATAGATCAGCTGTCTAA
- a CDS encoding MerR family transcriptional regulator: MANLLQQLDLFGMPVEAAPAAKPKKQPVKKTAPPVADPAPEVDNYSSAVDPVIYANNQIVVKVKKEKEVTKVRASKSIKVPGKRGRKSFKEMDAAVDLIDIPTDEMLKQKLYYSISEVASWFKVNTSLLRYWENEFDILQPRKTRKGDRLFRVEDIKNLQLIYLLLRQRKFSIEGAKAYLKSNKSKIDTETLLVQTLGNFKKFLLELKSSLDS, from the coding sequence ATGGCTAATCTTTTACAACAACTGGACTTATTTGGAATGCCCGTTGAAGCGGCTCCTGCAGCAAAGCCCAAAAAGCAGCCAGTAAAAAAGACAGCCCCTCCGGTAGCCGATCCAGCACCTGAAGTTGACAATTACAGTTCAGCTGTAGACCCGGTTATTTATGCCAATAATCAAATTGTTGTAAAGGTTAAAAAGGAAAAGGAAGTTACTAAGGTAAGGGCTTCAAAGTCTATAAAAGTGCCTGGCAAAAGAGGTAGAAAATCATTTAAAGAAATGGATGCAGCTGTTGATTTAATTGACATACCTACTGATGAAATGCTGAAACAAAAGCTATACTATTCCATCAGTGAGGTTGCTTCCTGGTTTAAAGTGAACACTTCATTGTTAAGATATTGGGAAAATGAATTTGATATATTACAGCCCAGAAAAACAAGAAAAGGGGATCGTTTGTTCAGAGTAGAAGATATAAAGAACCTGCAACTTATTTATTTACTTTTGAGACAAAGAAAATTCTCCATTGAAGGTGCTAAAGCCTACCTAAAGTCCAACAAGAGTAAGATAGATACAGAGACATTACTTGTGCAAACGCTGGGTAATTTTAAAAAGTTCCTTCTTGAACTGAAAAGTTCATTAGACAGCTGA
- a CDS encoding 3-hydroxyacyl-CoA dehydrogenase family protein, giving the protein MEIRKIERIVVCGAGTMGSGIAQVAATAGYQVVQFDLNEAVLLAASQRIRKNLEKLQEKGKITQEEFQGILNKIQFTNQLTDCKGELIIEAIIEKKEAKINLFNQLITVNSPDTILASNTSSISIDAIASGIDIPAQLVGLHFFNPAPLMKLVEIIQGKETNPAIVQSMVSLVASMQKKPVICKDSPGFIVNRVARPYYLESMYLVQSGQANVEQTDKVLEAAGFKMGPFKLMDLIGLDINYSVSTIVWEDLGKPERLKPSIIQKEKIDLGQYGVKTKKGFYDYE; this is encoded by the coding sequence ATGGAAATCAGAAAAATTGAAAGAATAGTGGTTTGTGGAGCGGGAACTATGGGGAGTGGAATAGCTCAGGTAGCTGCTACAGCTGGTTATCAGGTTGTACAATTCGATTTGAATGAGGCTGTTTTACTTGCAGCAAGTCAACGTATCCGTAAGAATCTTGAAAAACTGCAGGAGAAAGGAAAAATCACCCAGGAGGAATTTCAGGGAATTCTGAATAAAATTCAATTCACCAATCAGTTGACAGATTGTAAGGGAGAGCTGATCATTGAAGCTATTATAGAGAAAAAAGAAGCTAAAATAAATCTGTTCAATCAACTAATTACGGTGAATAGTCCGGATACCATTCTGGCATCAAATACTTCTTCAATATCCATTGATGCAATTGCTTCCGGTATTGATATTCCTGCCCAGCTGGTTGGGTTGCACTTTTTTAATCCTGCTCCTTTAATGAAACTGGTAGAAATTATTCAGGGAAAGGAAACCAATCCTGCTATTGTTCAATCAATGGTTTCGCTGGTAGCGTCCATGCAAAAAAAACCTGTAATCTGTAAGGATTCGCCCGGATTCATTGTAAACAGAGTGGCCAGACCTTATTACCTTGAATCCATGTACCTTGTGCAATCCGGGCAAGCAAACGTTGAACAGACAGATAAAGTGTTGGAAGCTGCCGGTTTTAAAATGGGTCCTTTTAAGTTAATGGATTTAATAGGACTCGATATTAATTACAGTGTCAGCACCATTGTATGGGAAGATCTGGGAAAACCAGAGAGGCTTAAACCTTCCATCATTCAGAAAGAAAAAATTGATCTGGGGCAGTATGGTGTGAAAACTAAAAAGGGATTTTATGACTATGAGTAA
- a CDS encoding Ig-like domain-containing domain, with protein sequence MLMLNHRTNLILLLVSFFFTSCANIIPPSGGDRDSLPPVLVSAFPKDSAINVSPKLITLTFDEYISLQDVNSNLIVSPTIKDNPIVDNKLKNVTIKFKDSLEANTTYSLNFGNSIKDVNEGNIIKNFRYIFSTGNTIDNFSYRGKVVLAEKGSIDSTLIVLLHNNTSDTAIFKNRPRYFTRINGKGIFEFNNLSGGYYTAYVLPNDFSKKYDDSTKLFAFRSTPLLINSNTVTDTFYVFEAFKRKAAQATSAATNVSKTDTRLKFTNSLDNGTQDLLSPLELKFGKPIKKVDSSKLVLTDSSFNSVKPAVISLDSTRTILTVNFPWKEQTRFNLIVSKDAVEDTAGIGLIKSDTLKFTTKKETEYGSIRLRFNNINLQKNPILQFIQSDKIIESIPLSSSELIRKLFKSGSFDMRILYDTNKNGVWDTGAFGKVKRQPEIVQLITKPLSVRANWDNEVNIEL encoded by the coding sequence ATGCTGATGCTGAATCATAGAACTAACTTGATATTACTACTTGTATCTTTTTTCTTTACATCCTGTGCCAATATTATACCACCCAGTGGTGGTGACAGAGACAGTTTGCCACCGGTATTGGTGTCTGCTTTTCCTAAAGATTCGGCAATAAATGTTTCACCCAAGCTGATCACTTTAACATTTGATGAATATATTAGTCTGCAAGATGTAAATAGCAATCTGATTGTTTCACCAACAATCAAAGACAATCCCATAGTTGACAATAAGCTTAAAAATGTAACCATCAAGTTTAAAGACAGCTTAGAAGCCAACACCACCTACTCACTTAATTTTGGCAATTCCATTAAAGATGTTAACGAAGGGAATATCATCAAGAATTTCAGATATATTTTTTCAACCGGCAATACAATAGACAATTTCAGTTATCGTGGAAAAGTAGTATTGGCCGAGAAGGGAAGTATTGATTCTACTCTAATTGTATTACTGCACAATAATACCAGCGATACTGCCATTTTTAAAAATCGACCTAGGTATTTTACCAGAATCAACGGAAAAGGAATATTTGAATTCAATAATTTGTCTGGTGGATATTATACAGCTTATGTATTGCCAAATGATTTTTCAAAAAAATACGATGATAGTACCAAGCTATTTGCATTCAGGTCAACGCCTTTACTTATTAATTCAAATACAGTTACCGATACTTTCTATGTATTTGAAGCATTTAAAAGAAAAGCTGCGCAGGCTACTTCAGCAGCAACAAATGTTTCAAAGACAGATACCCGTTTAAAATTCACCAATAGTTTGGATAATGGCACACAGGACTTGTTGTCACCATTAGAGTTAAAGTTTGGAAAACCAATCAAAAAAGTAGATAGCAGTAAATTGGTATTAACAGATTCTAGTTTCAACTCTGTTAAACCCGCTGTAATCAGCCTGGATTCAACCAGAACCATCCTAACCGTCAATTTTCCCTGGAAGGAACAAACAAGATTTAATTTAATTGTATCAAAAGATGCAGTGGAAGATACCGCAGGAATTGGGCTGATCAAATCTGATACTTTGAAGTTCACAACCAAAAAAGAAACTGAATACGGAAGTATCAGACTGCGGTTCAATAATATCAATTTGCAAAAAAATCCAATTTTACAGTTTATTCAATCAGATAAAATCATTGAATCCATTCCACTCAGTTCCAGTGAGCTAATCAGAAAGCTATTTAAATCGGGAAGTTTTGACATGCGGATTTTATACGACACCAATAAAAACGGAGTCTGGGATACAGGCGCTTTTGGGAAAGTGAAACGTCAACCTGAAATAGTTCAATTAATAACAAAACCATTGTCTGTAAGAGCGAACTGGGATAATGAAGTGAATATAGAGTTATAA